The Methanofollis sp. genome contains the following window.
CCTCTGGAAGCGGTGGAGGAGGGCACAGGCCTTGATCAGGTCGAAGAGCATGCCGGGGTTCCGGCGGTTCGTCGTGGCCGAGAAGTGCACCGCCTCCGCGTACGGGATGGAGACGTGGAGCCTCTCCTCCTTCAACACCTCCCAGATCGCCCGGCAGACGGGAAGGTCCGGGTCCTCGTCGTCGCCGTCGTCCTCCTGCGCTTCCTTCTCTTTCATGTACCTGAGCACCTTCTCGTCCTGCTCGACGGAGTCGTCGATCCAGACGGTGAGCATCCGGTTCATCACCTGGTCGTCGCCCGGATCTTCCACGCGGGCGAGCCACCAGACGCACCTCTCCGGGATCCGGCAGACCTGGAGTTTTCTGTCCGGGGAGACGGTGTGGTGCTCGATCCTCTCCCTGAAGTTCGCGGTGGCGGCCTTCAGGACCTCCTGGAGGTCATCGGATAAAGACACATCGTCGAAGAGGAAGACGGTGCTCGGCCTGAGGGAGTCGTTGTAGTAGAGCGCCTTGTTCGAGACGGTCCCGGCGAGGCGGTAGGCCTCGGGGACCTGCCGGAGCATGGTGGTGCAGGCGTGGCTCTTGCCCTTGCCCGAGTTCCCCGACACCGAGACGTGCAACCCGTTCGTGTTCTCGACAGACTGCGAGGCGAGGGACATCACCAGACACTCGGCGACGGTGCGGTCGCCGACGTGCTCCCTGGTGAAGGTGTCGAGGAGGAAGGCGATCGGGTCGCCGTGGGTGAGGATGGCGAGGGCCGTCTCGCGGTAGGCGGGGTCGGGCGCCGGCCGGGGAGGGGGCGGCACCTCCTCCCTCCTCCTCCTCTGTTTTTTCGGCTCGTGCATGGCCCGCAACTCGGGCCACCGCTGCCTCCCGCCGCCGCAGGAGGCGTGGTGGCAGCCGGCATAGACCGCTCCCGAGGGGAACTGCACGGCGAAGGCGCCGTCGCGGTGGGCGGTCGAGAAGGGGCAGTCGGCGAGGACGTGGAGGGTGCCGCCCTGCCAGGGCCGGGTGCTCCGCACGCCGAGGCCGTGCTCCGAAAGCCACGCGGCGAGGTCGATCGTCCCGCCCGTCGGCGCCGGGGGGGCCTCGACGGGGAGGCGGGTGGCGATCTGCTTGAGCAGGTCGGCCGGGACGATCGTTCTCTCCTCAGGCGCCGAGAGCACCCGCGCCCGCCGGTGCGGCCTCTCGCGAGTGGTGTCCCCCTTCCGCGAGCAGGTGCCGTAGAGTTTCCAGATCCGGGCGGCGTTGAAGTTCGCCGTGTCCACGGTAACTTTTTCGTCGGAGAACAACGCGTCGAGGGTGGCGAGCACGCCCTTCACGAGTCCCCCGTCGTCGTTCGGAAGGTCGATCGCGTAGAGGAGGTGGGCCCCGTTCCCTGAGTCGGCGCGGATCGGATGGGGGAACCCCTGCTCGTCGAGCCAGAGGGCGATCGCGTCCGCCCGCCTGAGCGCCGCGGCGTGCTCCTCCTCGGTCGAGGACACCCCGCTCGGCCGGACAGGGTCGAGGTCGACGGGCAACCAGCGGCGGCGGAGGATGTCGGCGTCCGCGGTGGTTGCGTCGCTCCGCGAGAGACGCATCTTCACCCTGTTCGCCCGCCTGGCCAGGAGGGCCGGGTTCACCTCGTTCAGGGTGACATAGATCCCGCGGACCTCAGGGTCGGCGTCCAGGGCCTCCGCACACGCGGCGAGTTTCGCAAAGTCGTCGAAGTAGCCCGAGTGCGTCGCATAGTCCGCGAGGGCCCGCACCTCGACGACACCGCCGTCGGGGAAGAGGGCGGCAAGTGCCGCGGGGATCATCCCCACCCCTCCGGCACCAGGGGAAACAGCGGGGCCGAACGGGCCTCGCCCGTGGCGACGCGGCGGAAGGAGACGAGCGGCACGATGAAGTGGCCGGAGACGGTGAAGACCTTCACCGCACGGCCGGCAGGGTTCACAGCCGCGTGGCCCACGATCGCCGGGCCCTCCCGCGTCACCGGCACCGCGTGGCCGTGAAAGATCAGGTCACGCAGGTCAGCCGCGGCGATCCGGTAACGTTCGCGGCCGACGAGCAGGTAGACGGCGTCGTCGGACCCGAGACGGAGAGTGGCACTCATTCCCGCACCACCACCGCGATCCCGTACATGTGCCGGCCGCCCCGCGTCACGTGCACCTCGCTGACCACGCCGCCGAGCCTCTTCACCTCGGCCATGACGGTAGGGGCGATGAGGTACAGGGGTACCGGGCCGGTGGTGTGGACACCATTCGATGCGCTTAATACCGAGGACGCCGACGTGGTGATGGCGGTCTTCCTGGATCCGGTGTTGGCGCACGGGGAGTCATGAAGGCTGCCGTCTATCCTGTCATCGCCCGGCATTTCTCTCCCTCTTTGCAGTTTGTCGTCGTCCAGCCGTACAGTCCCTGATCCGCGGACCCGGGACATCCTGAGATCTCTTGCATGTTTTTCAGTCCTCCTGTGCGGGCCGCCGCATCGATCCGGGCGACGCCGCACCGGGGAGAAGGTGGGGGAGAGAGGATAAAAGAGGGAGGTAAGTGGGCCGAAAGAGCGAAAGTCGAATCGAGAGGGGGGGTATTGACCGCCCGGCAACAGGTCGTGAAGACGGCGACGAAAAAAAGAATTTTTCAGGGCCAGGAGGCCCCGTCCTTTTCGCGGCTCAGAACCCCGCGACCACGACGAAGAGGCCGGACACCGGCACCGGCGGGGCGGCCGCCGTGCCGACATCGATCCGCTCCTCAGGGTAGCCGAGGTCCTCGCAGACGGCGATACGCACCTCGCCGTCCAGCGCCGCGGCGAGGTCGGGGACCGAGAACGCCGGGTCGGCGATGAGGAAGACGACCCGGCCGCGGCCGATCTCCTCGACCGCGAGGGCGATTGCCGCCGCGTGGTCCTTGCCGTGGGCGTTCACGACGACGCCCCTGACCTGGGAGACGCCGAGGCGGGCGAAGGCGACCTGCATCGAGGAGATGCCGGGCACCACCTCGCCGCCGAGATAGCCGAGGCCCGCGAGCATCGGGTCGCCTGTCGAGAGGACGACCGCGTCGGCCGGGAGGGAGCGGAGGGCTTTGTAGTCGTCGATCTCGTGCACCTCGCACCCGTCGCGGATATGCGGGCGGGCGAGGGCGATCGCACGGGCCGAGCCATAGACGAGGGCGGCGGCCGCAATGACGCGGGCCGCCTCCCCGGTGAGCATGCCCGGGCCGCAGCCCACGCCGACGACCTTCATGCCGAGTCCCCCAGGACCGTTCCGGCCCTGTCCACCACGACGACCCGCACGCCGGGGTGCTCCTGGCGGGAGCGTGCGAAGGCCCGTTCGAGAACGCCGGGCCAGGCCGGGGTCGCGGTCAGGTCCTCCACCGTGGCGCACCCGGTTCCCGTGAGGACGTCGGGGTCGATGAACTTCAGGACAAGGCCGGGCAGGCCGCAGATCACCGCCTCGCCCCGCACCTCGTCGAGGGCCCGGCCCAGGTTCACGCCGACGAGCACGGCCTCGTGGGAGGGGAAGAGGAGGCGGGAGTACCGGAGGCCGATCCGGCCTGTCGTCAGCACCACCCGCTCGGCACCCCGGACCCTCTCGAAGGCGGACTCGGAGAGGTGGTCGTCCCAGGGTTCCACCAGGCCGGTCGAGCCCAGGACAGAGACCCCGCCATCGACGCCGATGCGGGGGTTGAGGGTCTTGTGTGCGACAGCCGCACCCTCGGGGATGGCGAGGACGACACGCACCCCGGCACGGCCGACCTCCTCCCTGGCCTCGTCGGCCGCCCTCTCGATCGACGCCATGGCCGTCTGGCTGACCGCCGCGTCCCCGGCACGGTACCGGGGGGTGTCGCGGACGAACCTCCCAATACCCTCGCCGGCGACGACCTCGACGCCCGCGGGGGCGGGGCCGGCCGTCGCCACGAAGAGGAGGCCCGCGGTGACGTCGGAGGGGTAGTCGCCGGAGTCCTTTCTCGCCTCGCCCCGGCCCCCCTCGCCGCGGGCGGGCACCGCGACCCTGAGGCCGCAGGGGAGAGTGATGGCGACCCCGTCCACCGGCCGCCCGAGGGAGAGGACCGCCGCCTTCGCCGCGGCCGCGGCCGTCGTCCCGGTCGTGAAGCCTCGCCTGAGCACCCGGCCGTCGGCAGTCAGCACGCCGAGGCCCGACGCGGCGAGGGCACGGGTTGCAGGGTCCTCGCACCTCGCCACCCACTCGTCCGGATAGGCGTACCCGGTCACCGGGTCGACGACCCTCTCACTCCCCACCTTTCTGCTCCACATACATCGTGACGATCTCGTTCATCGCCGCCACCGCGGGCGGCGTCCCGCCCCGCGTCCCCTGCGTCGAGATCGAGGGGATGTCGAGGGTGCGCAGTTCCTCCTTCGACTCCGCGGCATTCACGAAGCCGACGGCCATCCCGATGACCAGGGCCGGCCGCACGCCCTCCTCCCGCACCATCGTGCAGAGGGAGAGGAGGGACGAAGGGGCGTTGCCGATCACGACGATCGCGCCGTCCAGGCGGTCGCGCAATGCGATGAGGCCCGCGGAGGAGCGGGTGATCCCCCGCTCCGCGGAGATATCCCGGCCGAAGTCCAGGGCGCAGAGCACCTCGGACGAGTGCTCCTTCTTCCGGATCCCCATCTGCACCATGTGGATGTCGGTGACGATCGGGGCGCCGCGGGCGAGGGCCGCAAGCCCGGCAGAGATGGCGTCGCCCCTGAACCGCACCAGGTCGGCCATCACGAAGTCGCCGACCGAGATCGCGCACCTCTGCCTGATCCTGTCCTCAGGCGTCCGATCGCCTATCACCTGCCGTGCGAGGGCGCGG
Protein-coding sequences here:
- a CDS encoding cobalt-precorrin-7 (C(5))-methyltransferase, with the translated sequence MKVVGVGCGPGMLTGEAARVIAAAALVYGSARAIALARPHIRDGCEVHEIDDYKALRSLPADAVVLSTGDPMLAGLGYLGGEVVPGISSMQVAFARLGVSQVRGVVVNAHGKDHAAAIALAVEEIGRGRVVFLIADPAFSVPDLAAALDGEVRIAVCEDLGYPEERIDVGTAAAPPVPVSGLFVVVAGF
- a CDS encoding cobalt-precorrin-5B (C(1))-methyltransferase, which encodes MGSERVVDPVTGYAYPDEWVARCEDPATRALAASGLGVLTADGRVLRRGFTTGTTAAAAAKAAVLSLGRPVDGVAITLPCGLRVAVPARGEGGRGEARKDSGDYPSDVTAGLLFVATAGPAPAGVEVVAGEGIGRFVRDTPRYRAGDAAVSQTAMASIERAADEAREEVGRAGVRVVLAIPEGAAVAHKTLNPRIGVDGGVSVLGSTGLVEPWDDHLSESAFERVRGAERVVLTTGRIGLRYSRLLFPSHEAVLVGVNLGRALDEVRGEAVICGLPGLVLKFIDPDVLTGTGCATVEDLTATPAWPGVLERAFARSRQEHPGVRVVVVDRAGTVLGDSA
- a CDS encoding precorrin-8X methylmutase; translation: MYIDPGADTPEGYTISKTSRALARQVIGDRTPEDRIRQRCAISVGDFVMADLVRFRGDAISAGLAALARGAPIVTDIHMVQMGIRKKEHSSEVLCALDFGRDISAERGITRSSAGLIALRDRLDGAIVVIGNAPSSLLSLCTMVREEGVRPALVIGMAVGFVNAAESKEELRTLDIPSISTQGTRGGTPPAVAAMNEIVTMYVEQKGGE